CTCCTGGACGATGGCACCGGTGGCCTGGCAGGGGTGCCGGGTGGCACTGCTGCGTGGGGGGCCGTGCCGGCGGGCGGGCTCGCGGCAGTTCCCACGGCGGGTGTGGGTGCCGGCTCCCTCGCCCCTGGCCTGCcggcgcggccgccccggcTGGGATGCCAGCGTGGTGAGGTGGAGCTGGGAGCGGCCGCCAGAACTGGTTTGGCCGGACCCGAGGAGGTGTCTGGGCTGGGCTGCCGCCATGCGCCGCTTCCTGCTCCCGCCGGCGCCGTGCTGGCCCGCCACGGCTCAGCCTGGCACGGCTCTGCTtggcacagctcagcccagcaTCACTCAGCCCGGCAAAGCTCAGCCCAGGTCACTCAGTCTggctcagcccagctcagcccagttcagcccagctcagcccagctcagcccagttCAGCCCAGCTCACCCAGTCTGtctcagcccagctcagcccagttcagcccagctcagcccagctcagcccagttCAGCCCAGCTCACCCAGTCTGtctcagcccagctcagcccagtcTGGCTCAGCCCAGTTCAGCCCAGTTCAGCCCAGGTCACCCAGTCTGGCTCCGCCTagctcagcccagctcagcccagctcagcccagttcagcccagctcagcccaatTCAGCCCAGCTCACCCAGTCTggctcagcccagctcagcccggCTCAGCCCAGTTCAGCCCAGCTCACCCAGTCTGGCTCAGCCCcgctcagccccagcagccccagccgcGCTCAGCCGGTGCCTCCCGGTGCCCCCAGCTCTCAGTGGTGCTGTGGGGACACTGGTGAGGGTCCCGCATGGGCTGGGAGGCTGTGGGGGATTCTCAGTTGGCTCATAGAGGGCTGTGCTCACCTCCAGGCTCACACCTGGGGACACCCCAACCCTGGGCACCATGAGGGGCTTTCTGAACCCCCCCGGGGTGGGTGCCAAGGGTGGGCAGCCCCTGACGGTGCCACGGCACCAGCTGCCCACACCGGCGTGGTGCAGCGTGGCTCACCAGAGCCTGGCGCGGTGTCCCCTTGGGGGCTGCTCACACGTGGCCACGGACCCCTGACCctgctgccccgggggctgagCAGCTGGAGCCTCGTGTGGTGCAGGACCCGGTTCTCTCCCCACAGATAATGCCATGGATGCCATGGACGGGGGGGCTCAGCGGAGCGGCCTCCAGGACCCCCCCGGGCCAGGCAGCGCAGAGCAGGAGGGGGTCCCTGGCGAGTGGGATGGGGGCGAGGGGCCACCAGAGGTCAAACGCTCCCAGCCCCTCTTCATCCACAGCAgcaggtgggtgggtgggtcTGGAGGCTGAGGGTCTCCTGGTGAGGTCGGGAGGGGGGGTCCAGCAGATcgaggaggaggggagaggtaTGGGGATGGGGGCGCAGGAGCCGGTGCGGGGGTCTGCGGGagctcagcccctctgtgcCCGCAGccggcagctggaggaggagccGCGCGCCTCGTCGCTGCCCAGCATCCCCAACCCCTTCCCCgagctctgcagcccctccAACTCGCCCATCctcagcagcccagccctggggcagggacccccccgaGAAGGCACCTCCCACGTGAGTCAGGGGGTCAGGGAGCCGGGGAGAGGCGTGGGTctcgccccgccgcgggggggtggggggtctgATGCCTGCCCCGGCGCGTTGCTGGCAGGTGGTGAAGGTGTTCGGCGAGGACGGCGCGTGCCGCTCGCTGGAAGTGTCGGCGGGGACGACGGCGCGGCAGCTCTGCGAGACGCTGGTGCGGAGGACGCGGGCGCTGCAGGACCACAGCTGGGCCCTGGTTGAGCTGCACCAGCACCTGGCTTTGGGTGAGCCGCTGGCATGACGCGGCACTAGGGTCAtccccccccaccgccccctccccgctaAGCCCCCTCCCCCTGCAGAGCGGTGCCTGGAGGACCACGAGTCGGTGGTGGAGGTGCAGAGCTCCTGGCCCCCGGGTGCCGACAGCCGCTTTGTTTTCCGCAAGAACTTCGCCAAATACGAGCTCTTCAAGAGCAACGCGGTAGGTGGCCACCAGAGCAGAGCCCGTGGGGACACGGGTGTCCCCTGAGTACCCTGTGAGTGTCCCCTGacccccctgtccccccagcaGTCCTTCTTCCCCGAGGTGATGGTGTCCAGCTGCCTGGAGGCAAATAAGAGCATGGCGCACTCTGAGCTCATCCAGGTACATGCCCCAACGTGCCGGGGGCAACCTGCTGTGCCATGGGGACCCCGCTGTGCCGTGGGGACCCCGCTGTGCCATGGGGACCCTGCTGTGCCGTGGGGACCCCGCTGTGCCAtggggaccctgctgggccGTGGGGACCCCGCCGTGCCATGGGGACCCTGCTGTGCCATGGGGACTCTGCCGTGCCATGGGGACCCCACCATGCCCCTCAGCCCTCATCTTCCCGCAGAACTTCCTCAACTCCGGGAGCTGCCCCGAGGTCCAGGGCTTCCTGCAGCTGCGGGAGGCTGGGCGCAAGGTCTGGAAGCGTTTCTACTTCTCCCTGCGCCGCTCGGGGCTTTACTACTCCACCAAAGGCACCTCCAAGGTGGGCATGGGTGGGAGCACAGCttgggggggctgtggtggggctggCTCTGACACCCCTTACCCCACCCCAGGACCCCCGGCATCTCCAGTACTTCGCCGACCTCACAGAGTCCAACATCTACTACGTGACGCAGGGCAAGAAGCACTACGGGACGCCCACTGAGTTTGGCTTCTGCATCAAGGTGGGGATgtccctgcctggctggtggctgggggTCCCAGTCCTTCCATGTGCTTTCCCTTGCCGAGGGGGTCTCTGCCCCTCGagagccggctggggctgccccatgaTGGCTCCAGCTTCTCCCCGCAGCCCTCCAAGGTGCGGAGCGGCGTGAAGGGCctgaagctgctctgcagcGAGGATGAGCAGAGCCGGAGCTGCTGGATGGCAGCTTTCCGCCTCTTCAAGGTGAGCCCTGGCCCCACTGAGGGATCACCGGCTCCATGCCAGGGGGATGTGGGGGATTGCTGGGGGGATACTCGGAGGGATGCTGGAGGGATGCGGGGAGATGCTGGAGGGATGCTGGAAGAtgcagggagatgctggagggatgctgggggatgctggagagatgtggggggatgtggggggtTGTGGGGGATGCTGGAGGAATGGCGAGGATGCTGGGGGGATGCAGGGGCATGTGGAGGTATGCAGGGGGATGCTGGAGGGATGTGGGGAGATGCAGGGGGATGCAGGTGGATGCTGGAGGGACGCtggggggatgtgggagagTCCAGGGGGTGCTGGAGGGATGTGGGGGGATGCTGAAGGGATGCAGAAGGATgcagggggatgctggggggaagtccccatccctgtgctAGCAAAGATGCAGGAtgggtgtccccatccccacaccGGGTAGATGTGGGGGTCCCCATCCCCACACTGGGTGCACGTGGAGGTCCCCGTCCCCACGCCAGGTGGGTGCTCCCCAACCCTGCTGTGGGGTGGAGGTCCCATGGGACCCCCCCAACTCATGGGGCTGCTCCCCCCAGTATGGCATGCAGCTCTACCGCAACTACCAGCAAGCGCAAGCACGGCTGAGCCAGCCCCCCTGGATTGGCCCCACACCCCTGGTGAGTGCtgcccctgccacagcccccaccccatGGGGACCCCCACGGTCACCCCCCGCTCCCCTGCAGCGAAGCGTCTCAGACAACGCGCTGGTGGCCATGGACTTCTCGGGGTGCACGGGACGGGTGATCGAGAACCCCAGCGAGGTGCTGACGGTGGCACTGGAGGAGGCACAGGCCTGGAGGGTGAGTTGGGGTGCAGGGGTGTGAGGGGGGGTGTCCCTGAGACCCCCTCTGACTCCTGCTCCTTGCTTTGCACGGCCAGAAGAAGACGACGCACCGGTAcagcctgccagcagcctgccagaGCTCCCCCGCTCAGCGCCGGTGAGCGGTGCCCACCCCTGGGGTCCCAACTGGCAGATCTGAGTTGTGCTGAGGGGGGGTCCCCTGCCTTGGCTGGgggtcccccctgagcctgaCACCCATATCCCCGCAGCCATCCACCGCACCCAGCCCTGGTTCCACGGGCGCATCTCCCGGGAggacacccagcagctcatCGGCCGTCAGGGCTTGGTGGATGGGtatgggaccctgggggggggtgtcagggTCGCTGGGGCGCATGGGGGGGGCATGGGACCCCTGGGGGGTACATGACCCCCAAGGTTATAAAGCTTTGCATGGGGTGATGCAGGACACCTGCGGGGATGGGGGGGAGCcttggtggggaggggggggggcatgggatGGCAGAGGGCGCTGGGACCCCTCCAGGGTTTGTAGGGGATCTGCAGCCCCCAGGGGCTCAGGAGCTTGGGGTCTGCAGGGGACGATAACAGGTCCCTGGGGCTCTCAGGGGTTGCAGCGCCCCAGGGCTTGGGGGGGGCCACCTAGGACCCCAGGGGTGACAAGAGGGGGCCCGGGGCGAGCAGTGACACCCCCTCCTGGGACTGGCAGTGTCTTCCTGGTGCGGGAGAGCCAGCGCAACCCCAAGGGCTTCGtcctgtccctgtgccaccTGCAGAGGGTCAAACACTATCTCATCCTGCCGGTGAGTGCTGGCGCGGGGgccggccggggctgggggctgccggcgtgtgctgggggcagggggtcctCACACGGGTCCCCCCGGCAGAGCGAGGAGGAGGGTCGGCTCTACTTCACCATGGACGACGGGCAGACCCGCTTCGCCGACCTCATCCAGCTTGTGGAGTTTCACCAGATCAACCGTGGCATCCTGCCGTGCAAGCTGCGGCACTACTGCACCTGCGTGGCTCTCTGAGTCACGGCCGGCACGGCACCGCCTGGTTCAGCCCAGCACCAccggcatggcatggcatggctgGGTTCAGCCCAGCACCACTGGCACGGTTTGGCACAGCCCGGCACTGCCAATATGGCATGGCTGGGTTCAGCCCAGCACCactggcatggcatggcatggctgggttcagcccagcaccaccggcatggcatggcatggctgGGTTCAGCCCAGCACCACTGGCATGGTTTGGCACAGCCCGGCACTGCCAATATGGTACGGcgtggcacagcccagcaccactGGCATGGCTTGGCGCAGCCCAGCACCACTGGTGTGGCTTGGCGCAACCCGGCACTGCCAATATGGCATGGCTTGGCGCAGCCCAGCACCACTGACGTGGTTTGGCACAGCCCGGCACAGGGTGGCAGGATTGGGGCCGGCTTGGCGCAGCACGTGCAGGGACGAGGatggctcctccaccaccagccccccaccctgtgccctgggtgccagctctgcccccgGGGTCCTGGGGTGCCAGCGCTGCCAGTCCCCCACACACTCAAGCACTTTCtgcaccaccccccaccccccccctgcCTCCACAGCACCAGCCACAAGTGTCCCCAAGTGTCCCCAGGGGGGCCTGGCACTCCTCACCCCCAGGCCAGGAGGGCTTGGGGGTCCCCAGTCCCAGGAGTGGGgtcccggggagggggggtgggaggtTGAGGGGGGCACCCATCACTgtgtcccccatgtccccacaAGGCCAGTTCAACTGTGACGTGTTTTATACCAGTGacaataaaatgttattttttcagagCTTCCGCCTCATCCCCTCTGTAGGCAAAgccggggtgctgggggggtccgtccccaccccccccactgCCAGCGTGCACATGGCTGGCAGCGTCCCCATGTCCTGCAGTGTCCCCGTGGTGCCCCCGGTCCCGCACAAAGGCCCCTCTGTGCGCCATGGCAC
This DNA window, taken from Falco peregrinus isolate bFalPer1 chromosome 18, bFalPer1.pri, whole genome shotgun sequence, encodes the following:
- the GRB7 gene encoding growth factor receptor-bound protein 7 isoform X2; its protein translation is MDAMDGGAQRSGLQDPPGPGSAEQEGVPGEWDGGEGPPEVKRSQPLFIHSSSRQLEEEPRASSLPSIPNPFPELCSPSNSPILSSPALGQGPPREGTSHVVKVFGEDGACRSLEVSAGTTARQLCETLVRRTRALQDHSWALVELHQHLALERCLEDHESVVEVQSSWPPGADSRFVFRKNFAKYELFKSNAQSFFPEVMVSSCLEANKSMAHSELIQNFLNSGSCPEVQGFLQLREAGRKVWKRFYFSLRRSGLYYSTKGTSKDPRHLQYFADLTESNIYYVTQGKKHYGTPTEFGFCIKPSKVRSGVKGLKLLCSEDEQSRSCWMAAFRLFKYGMQLYRNYQQAQARLSQPPWIGPTPLRSVSDNALVAMDFSGCTGRVIENPSEVLTVALEEAQAWRKKTTHRYSLPAACQSSPPDTHIPAAIHRTQPWFHGRISREDTQQLIGRQGLVDGVFLVRESQRNPKGFVLSLCHLQRVKHYLILPSEEEGRLYFTMDDGQTRFADLIQLVEFHQINRGILPCKLRHYCTCVAL
- the GRB7 gene encoding growth factor receptor-bound protein 7 isoform X1; this translates as MDAMDGGAQRSGLQDPPGPGSAEQEGVPGEWDGGEGPPEVKRSQPLFIHSSSRQLEEEPRASSLPSIPNPFPELCSPSNSPILSSPALGQGPPREGTSHVVKVFGEDGACRSLEVSAGTTARQLCETLVRRTRALQDHSWALVELHQHLALERCLEDHESVVEVQSSWPPGADSRFVFRKNFAKYELFKSNASFFPEVMVSSCLEANKSMAHSELIQNFLNSGSCPEVQGFLQLREAGRKVWKRFYFSLRRSGLYYSTKGTSKDPRHLQYFADLTESNIYYVTQGKKHYGTPTEFGFCIKPSKVRSGVKGLKLLCSEDEQSRSCWMAAFRLFKYGMQLYRNYQQAQARLSQPPWIGPTPLVSAAPATAPTPWGPPRSPPAPLQRSVSDNALVAMDFSGCTGRVIENPSEVLTVALEEAQAWRKKTTHRYSLPAACQSSPAQRR